From Candidatus Deferrimicrobiaceae bacterium, one genomic window encodes:
- the tsaA gene encoding tRNA (N6-threonylcarbamoyladenosine(37)-N6)-methyltransferase TrmO, with product MKGRWTIRPIGVVRSEVKTTEEAPKQGAIAGTEAEIVVDPACAPALTGLKERVRPPGGPTPKGRSRRTLGKIVVLCWMHEADRDRLKVHPRGKEDRPMRGVFSTRSPHRPNPISLHTVELLEIRGNVLRVRGMDAIDGTPVLDIKPHAPELDD from the coding sequence ATGAAAGGACGATGGACCATCCGCCCGATCGGCGTCGTCCGGTCGGAGGTGAAAACGACCGAGGAAGCGCCGAAGCAGGGGGCGATTGCGGGCACGGAGGCGGAGATCGTCGTCGATCCCGCCTGCGCGCCGGCCCTTACCGGGCTGAAGGAGAGGGTGCGCCCCCCCGGCGGACCGACGCCGAAAGGCCGCTCCCGCCGCACGCTCGGGAAGATCGTCGTCCTGTGCTGGATGCACGAGGCGGACCGGGACCGGCTCAAGGTCCACCCGCGGGGAAAGGAGGACCGGCCCATGCGGGGGGTCTTCTCGACGCGTTCCCCGCATCGCCCCAATCCGATCTCTTTGCACACGGTGGAGCTCCTGGAGATCCGCGGGAACGTGCTTCGCGTCCGCGGAATGGACGCGATCGACGGCACGCCGGTGCTCGATATCAAGCCGCACGCACCGGAATTGGACGATTGA
- a CDS encoding nucleotidyltransferase domain-containing protein gives MVRIPVETEKIALYCRRYFIRKLSLFGSVLRDDFRSDSDVDVLVEFFPGHVPGFLKIAEMERELSSLLGGRTVEIRTPGDLSRYFRDEVVESAETLYAQE, from the coding sequence ATGGTCCGGATTCCCGTGGAAACGGAAAAAATCGCCCTTTATTGCCGTAGATACTTCATCCGGAAACTCTCCCTCTTCGGTTCCGTGCTGCGCGATGACTTCCGCAGCGACAGCGACGTGGATGTCCTCGTCGAGTTTTTCCCCGGTCACGTCCCAGGATTTTTGAAAATCGCCGAAATGGAACGGGAGTTGTCGTCGCTGCTGGGCGGGCGCACCGTGGAGATCCGTACCCCCGGGGATTTGAGCAGGTACTTCCGCGACGAGGTCGTGGAATCTGCGGAAACCCTCTATGCACAAGAGTGA
- a CDS encoding DUF3467 domain-containing protein — MANEKPVEIQISFPEHLRGGVYSNNMIVAHTKEEFFLDFLMVAPPTGTVIARVILSPGHVKRVVGALQENLAKYEASFGTIQTAEAPQGKIGIN; from the coding sequence ATGGCGAACGAGAAGCCGGTGGAGATCCAGATCTCCTTCCCCGAGCACCTTCGCGGGGGGGTTTATTCCAACAACATGATCGTGGCGCACACGAAGGAGGAGTTCTTCCTCGACTTCCTGATGGTCGCCCCCCCGACCGGGACCGTCATCGCGCGGGTCATCCTCTCGCCGGGACATGTCAAGCGGGTGGTGGGCGCCCTGCAGGAGAATCTCGCCAAGTACGAGGCCTCCTTCGGCACGATCCAGACCGCCGAGGCGCCGCAAGGGAAGATCGGGATCAACTGA
- a CDS encoding HepT-like ribonuclease domain-containing protein has protein sequence MHKSDLVRLRHMRDACLEALSFVKEKSRSHLNDDRMLVLSLVKCIEIVGEAASRVSDDMKSEHSDIPWREITGMRNRLIHAYFDVDLDVVWKTVNDELPGLVKKIEPIVLGR, from the coding sequence ATGCACAAGAGTGACCTCGTACGCCTCCGCCACATGCGCGACGCCTGCCTGGAAGCGTTGTCCTTCGTGAAAGAGAAGAGCCGAAGCCATCTGAATGATGACCGTATGCTCGTCCTCTCCCTCGTGAAATGCATCGAAATCGTCGGCGAAGCCGCAAGTCGCGTATCCGATGATATGAAATCCGAACATTCCGATATTCCCTGGCGGGAAATCACGGGAATGAGAAACCGTCTTATCCATGCATACTTCGACGTAGATCTCGATGTTGTCTGGAAAACCGTCAACGACGAGTTGCCCGGCCTCGTGAAAAAAATCGAACCCATCGTCTTGGGGAGGTGA
- a CDS encoding PaaI family thioesterase, protein MREIFQQAAFVSDLGIRLADLGPGWCESVLTIAPKHRQQDGYVHAGVQATIADHTAGGAAGTLAAEGDLVLTVEFKINFLRPALGERLRCRATVLRQGKTLNVAESEVFAERDGSEKLVAKAMVTLAVVPKP, encoded by the coding sequence GTGCGGGAGATCTTTCAACAGGCGGCCTTCGTCTCCGACCTGGGGATCCGGCTTGCGGACCTGGGGCCGGGCTGGTGCGAGTCGGTCCTGACGATCGCCCCGAAGCACCGGCAGCAGGACGGCTACGTCCACGCGGGGGTGCAGGCGACGATCGCCGACCACACCGCCGGGGGGGCGGCGGGGACGCTCGCGGCGGAAGGCGACCTGGTCCTGACCGTCGAGTTCAAGATCAACTTCCTGCGGCCCGCCCTGGGGGAGCGCCTCCGGTGCCGGGCGACGGTCCTCCGGCAGGGAAAGACCCTCAACGTGGCGGAGTCGGAGGTCTTCGCGGAGCGCGACGGGAGCGAGAAGCTGGTGGCCAAGGCGATGGTCACCCTGGCGGTCGTCCCGAAACCGTAA